A genome region from Brachymonas denitrificans includes the following:
- a CDS encoding phosphoribosyltransferase, whose translation MLTEDGKHLYITNDEYHRLIERLALMVHESGWEFDTILCLARGGMRPGDVLSRIFEVPLAIMSTSSYRENDGKTQGTLDIAHYITTPRGQIAGRVLLVDDLADSGVTLQAVVQNLREKYPAIVELRSAVLWTKGVSAYQPDYSVEHLPTSPWIHQPFENYDSIRPHVLASRLAS comes from the coding sequence ATGTTGACGGAAGACGGCAAGCATCTGTATATCACCAACGACGAATACCACCGCCTGATCGAGCGCCTGGCGCTGATGGTGCACGAATCGGGCTGGGAGTTCGATACCATCCTGTGCCTGGCGCGTGGCGGCATGCGCCCGGGTGATGTGCTGAGCCGTATCTTCGAAGTGCCGCTGGCCATCATGTCCACCAGTTCCTACCGCGAGAACGACGGCAAGACCCAGGGCACGCTGGACATTGCCCACTACATTACCACCCCGCGCGGCCAGATTGCCGGGCGCGTGCTGCTGGTGGATGACCTGGCCGACAGCGGCGTGACGCTGCAGGCCGTGGTGCAGAACCTGCGCGAGAAATACCCCGCAATCGTCGAGCTGCGCTCTGCCGTGCTGTGGACCAAGGGCGTTTCGGCCTACCAGCCCGATTACTCCGTCGAACACCTGCCCACCAGCCCGTGGATCCACCAGCCGTTCGAGAACTACGACTCGATCCGGCCCCATGTGCTGGCCTCCAGGCTGGCCTCATAG
- a CDS encoding arylesterase, translating into MSQSTSPRLSRRNGLLISLAVLASALSAPAHASSQATVLVVGDSISAEYGLPRGTGWVALLQNQLDAGRIPARLVNASISGDTTAGGRARLPQLLKTHQPKVLLLELGANDALRGLPLAQTQANLTAMTQLAQQSGAKVLLLGMQVPPNYGASYTRQFAQVFADVGKAQKAAVLPFLLKGVADAPDALQYFQSDRIHPNAKAQARIAGNVLPELKKLLLK; encoded by the coding sequence ATGTCGCAATCTACCTCCCCCCGCCTTTCGCGCCGCAATGGTCTGCTCATTTCACTTGCCGTGCTGGCAAGCGCGTTGAGCGCACCGGCCCATGCCTCCAGTCAGGCAACGGTCCTTGTCGTTGGCGACTCCATCAGCGCCGAATACGGCCTGCCCCGCGGCACCGGTTGGGTCGCCCTGTTGCAGAATCAGCTCGACGCAGGCAGGATTCCGGCCCGCCTCGTCAATGCCAGCATCAGCGGCGACACCACCGCAGGCGGCCGCGCGCGCCTGCCGCAACTGCTCAAGACGCATCAACCCAAGGTGCTTTTGCTAGAGCTGGGTGCCAACGATGCCCTGCGCGGCCTGCCGCTGGCGCAAACCCAGGCCAATCTGACGGCCATGACGCAACTGGCACAGCAATCCGGCGCCAAGGTACTGCTGCTGGGCATGCAGGTGCCGCCCAACTACGGCGCCAGCTACACGCGCCAGTTCGCCCAGGTATTTGCCGACGTGGGCAAGGCGCAGAAGGCAGCCGTGCTGCCGTTCCTGCTCAAGGGCGTGGCCGATGCGCCCGATGCACTGCAATACTTCCAGTCCGACCGCATTCACCCGAATGCGAAGGCACAAGCCCGAATTGCCGGCAATGTGCTGCCCGAGCTGAAGAAACTGCTGCTGAAGTAA
- a CDS encoding DUF2062 domain-containing protein yields the protein MSFFRRWIPDQETLERSRWLAWLAPWLGQPALWVWSRHGVALGVSIGIFFGMLVPVAQIPASAVAAIVLRANLPAAAASTLVSNPVTFAPVYYLAYRLGNMVLEPTAPKSASEKDSEAEQKATELHQTIHGSEKVGFWQGIKMMGKPLMVGLAILAVSGGLLAYVLISLIWSAHQWYKMRSGKE from the coding sequence ATGAGCTTCTTCCGCCGCTGGATCCCCGATCAGGAAACGCTGGAGCGCAGCCGCTGGCTGGCCTGGCTGGCTCCCTGGCTGGGGCAGCCTGCCTTGTGGGTCTGGTCGCGTCATGGTGTGGCGCTGGGCGTTTCCATCGGCATCTTCTTCGGCATGCTGGTGCCGGTGGCACAGATTCCGGCCTCGGCGGTGGCGGCCATCGTGCTGCGTGCCAACCTGCCGGCAGCAGCAGCCAGCACGCTGGTGAGCAACCCGGTCACCTTTGCGCCGGTGTATTACCTGGCCTATCGCCTGGGCAACATGGTGCTGGAGCCCACTGCCCCCAAGAGCGCTTCGGAAAAAGACAGCGAAGCCGAACAAAAGGCCACCGAGTTGCACCAGACTATCCACGGCTCCGAGAAGGTCGGCTTCTGGCAAGGCATCAAGATGATGGGCAAGCCGCTGATGGTCGGCCTGGCGATACTTGCCGTCAGCGGCGGGCTGCTCGCCTATGTGCTGATCAGCCTGATCTGGTCTGCGCATCAGTGGTACAAGATGCGCTCCGGCAAGGAATAG
- a CDS encoding ABC transporter ATP-binding protein, which yields MKQSPGNSILSVRDVSKSVTQADGTLHILRNISFELERGSVTAIVGASGSGKSSLLAIMAGLDTPSSGTVFLGGKDMFALDEDGRAALRAQTMGFVFQNFQLMPNLTALENTMLPLELAGKRDARERALAMLDRVGLAARVQSYPRVLSGGEQQRVALARAFVQRPQILLADEPTGSLDGATGERILELLLELNVEQGATLVLVTHDEALASRCGRRLRIHEGNVGDCED from the coding sequence ATGAAACAATCTCCCGGCAATAGTATTCTCAGTGTGAGAGATGTGTCCAAGAGTGTGACGCAAGCCGATGGCACGCTGCACATTCTGCGCAACATCAGTTTTGAACTGGAGCGTGGAAGCGTGACGGCGATTGTCGGCGCATCCGGATCGGGCAAGAGCAGCCTGCTGGCCATCATGGCTGGTCTGGATACGCCAAGTTCGGGTACGGTTTTTCTGGGCGGAAAGGACATGTTTGCGCTGGACGAGGACGGACGCGCAGCCCTGCGGGCGCAGACCATGGGGTTTGTCTTTCAGAATTTCCAGTTGATGCCCAACCTGACAGCGCTGGAAAATACCATGCTCCCCCTGGAGCTTGCAGGAAAACGGGATGCCAGGGAAAGGGCGCTTGCCATGCTGGACCGTGTCGGGCTGGCTGCACGGGTGCAAAGCTATCCGCGGGTGTTGTCGGGAGGAGAGCAGCAGCGTGTGGCGCTGGCCCGGGCGTTTGTACAGCGTCCGCAAATTCTGCTGGCGGATGAGCCTACCGGAAGTCTGGATGGCGCAACGGGGGAAAGGATTCTGGAATTGCTGCTTGAACTGAATGTGGAGCAGGGGGCCACGCTGGTGCTGGTGACGCACGACGAGGCGCTGGCAAGCCGTTGTGGCAGGCGCCTGCGGATTCATGAGGGTAACGTGGGGGATTGCGAGGATTGA
- a CDS encoding adenylosuccinate synthase produces MSNNLAGQAAKGRNVVVVGTQWGDEGKGKLVDWLTESANGVVRFQGGHNAGHTLVINGVKTALHLIPSGIMRPGVKCYIGNGVVLSVTKLLEEIAGLEKAGVEVRSRLRVSEACPLILPFHAVLDIAREAAKTRAGAEKIGTTGRGIGPAYEDKIARRALRVQDLKHPERFAAKLRELIELYNHILSSWLHAADVDFGEALKPYLVNGQVQYDAVYAEAMQQAEQVKPMIADVSRELNEVHKEGGNLLFEGAQGTLLDIDHGTYPFVTSSNCVAGNAAAGAGVGPGMLHYVLGITKAYCTRVGGGPFPTELDWETEGTPGWHMATVGAEKGVTTGRSRRCGWFDAALLKRSAQVNGLSGLCITKLDVLDGLPELQLCVGYELDGEQVDILPLGADDIARCKPVYETLPGWTDTTVGVTEYDKLPEQARKYLQRIEETTGVPVHVISTSPDRDHTIMMQHPFAAPASGC; encoded by the coding sequence ATGAGCAACAATCTGGCTGGCCAGGCCGCCAAGGGCCGCAACGTCGTGGTGGTCGGCACCCAGTGGGGTGACGAGGGCAAGGGCAAGCTGGTCGACTGGCTGACCGAAAGCGCCAATGGCGTCGTCCGCTTCCAGGGGGGGCACAATGCCGGCCACACGCTCGTCATCAACGGCGTGAAAACCGCGCTGCACCTGATCCCGAGCGGCATCATGCGTCCGGGCGTGAAGTGCTACATCGGCAACGGCGTGGTGCTGTCCGTGACCAAGCTGCTGGAAGAAATCGCCGGCCTGGAAAAAGCCGGCGTCGAGGTGCGTTCGCGTCTGCGCGTGAGCGAGGCATGCCCGCTGATCCTGCCGTTCCACGCTGTGCTCGATATTGCCCGCGAAGCTGCCAAGACGCGCGCCGGCGCCGAGAAGATCGGCACCACCGGCCGCGGCATCGGCCCCGCCTACGAGGACAAGATCGCCCGCCGTGCCCTGCGCGTGCAGGACCTGAAGCATCCCGAGCGCTTTGCCGCCAAGCTGCGCGAACTGATCGAGCTGTACAACCACATCCTGTCCAGCTGGCTGCACGCCGCCGACGTGGACTTTGGCGAGGCGCTCAAGCCCTATCTGGTCAACGGCCAGGTGCAGTACGACGCCGTGTATGCCGAAGCCATGCAGCAGGCCGAGCAGGTCAAGCCGATGATTGCCGACGTCTCGCGCGAGCTGAACGAGGTGCACAAGGAGGGCGGCAATCTGCTGTTCGAAGGCGCCCAAGGCACGCTGCTGGACATCGACCACGGCACCTATCCCTTCGTGACCTCCAGCAACTGCGTGGCGGGCAACGCCGCCGCCGGCGCTGGCGTTGGCCCGGGAATGCTGCACTATGTGCTGGGCATCACCAAGGCCTACTGCACGCGCGTGGGCGGCGGTCCGTTCCCCACCGAGCTGGACTGGGAAACCGAAGGCACGCCCGGCTGGCACATGGCCACCGTGGGTGCGGAGAAGGGCGTGACCACCGGTCGCAGCCGCCGTTGCGGCTGGTTCGATGCCGCGCTGCTCAAGCGCAGCGCCCAGGTCAACGGCCTGAGCGGCCTGTGCATCACCAAGCTGGACGTGCTGGACGGCCTGCCCGAACTGCAACTGTGCGTCGGCTACGAGCTGGACGGCGAACAGGTCGACATCCTGCCGCTGGGTGCCGATGACATCGCCCGCTGCAAGCCGGTGTACGAAACCCTGCCGGGCTGGACCGACACCACCGTGGGCGTGACCGAATACGACAAGCTGCCGGAACAGGCACGCAAGTACCTGCAGCGCATCGAGGAAACCACCGGCGTGCCGGTGCACGTGATCTCGACCAGCCCCGATCGCGATCACACCATCATGATGCAGCATCCGTTTGCAGCTCCTGCATCCGGCTGCTGA
- a CDS encoding PLP-dependent transferase, whose protein sequence is MKRHASTDLIHHDYQPPAEFEAPQPPVCKASTVFFPNVAAMRERTWLDKSGYTYGLHGTPTSYTLEERLCALEGGRHAVLVPSGLAAIACVNMALLHSGDEVLLPDNAYGPSRTLADGELDHWGIAYRTYDPMDVNDLADKIGPNTRLVWLEAAGSVTLEFPDLLAQVRTCRELGVLTALDNTWGAGLAFQPFDLLRSGDEEAIGVDISIHALTKYPSGGGDVLMGSVITRDPALHKRILLSHMRLGFGVGMNDVEAVLRSLPSMALRYQAADRSARHVAQWCTGQPQFAQVLHPSLPDAPGHDYWKALCVTPEQPHGAAAGLVSVVFEPHYTQDEIDAFCDSLRLFRIGYSWGGPVSLVMPYELETMRDAWPEHIARGTLVRLCIGLEDPRDLEADLAQALLTLPV, encoded by the coding sequence ATGAAACGCCACGCCAGCACTGACCTCATCCATCACGACTACCAGCCTCCTGCAGAATTCGAGGCGCCGCAACCGCCGGTCTGCAAGGCCTCCACGGTGTTCTTTCCGAACGTGGCCGCCATGCGCGAGCGCACCTGGCTCGACAAGAGCGGCTACACCTATGGCTTGCATGGCACGCCCACCAGCTACACGCTGGAAGAGCGTCTGTGTGCGCTGGAAGGCGGGCGCCACGCGGTGCTGGTGCCCAGCGGGCTGGCAGCCATCGCCTGCGTGAACATGGCCCTGCTGCACAGCGGGGACGAAGTGCTGCTGCCGGACAATGCCTATGGACCCAGCAGAACGCTGGCCGACGGCGAGCTGGACCACTGGGGCATTGCCTACCGCACCTACGACCCCATGGACGTGAACGATCTGGCGGACAAGATCGGCCCCAACACGCGTCTGGTGTGGCTGGAAGCGGCCGGCTCGGTTACGTTGGAGTTTCCCGATCTGCTGGCGCAGGTGCGCACCTGCCGTGAACTGGGCGTGCTGACTGCGCTGGACAACACCTGGGGCGCCGGCCTGGCCTTCCAGCCTTTCGATCTGCTGCGCAGTGGCGATGAGGAGGCAATCGGTGTGGACATCAGCATTCACGCGCTGACCAAGTATCCCAGCGGCGGCGGCGACGTATTGATGGGCAGCGTGATCACGCGCGACCCGGCGCTGCACAAGCGCATCCTGCTCAGCCATATGCGTCTCGGCTTTGGCGTGGGCATGAACGACGTGGAAGCGGTGCTGCGCAGCCTGCCGAGCATGGCCTTGCGCTACCAGGCGGCCGACCGCTCGGCGCGTCACGTGGCGCAATGGTGTACCGGGCAGCCGCAGTTTGCGCAGGTATTGCACCCCAGCCTGCCTGATGCGCCCGGACACGACTACTGGAAAGCGTTGTGCGTCACGCCCGAGCAGCCGCATGGCGCGGCCGCCGGGCTGGTGAGCGTGGTGTTCGAGCCGCACTATACCCAGGACGAAATCGATGCCTTCTGCGACAGCCTGCGCCTGTTCCGCATCGGCTACAGCTGGGGCGGACCGGTCAGCCTGGTGATGCCGTACGAACTGGAAACCATGCGTGATGCCTGGCCGGAGCATATTGCGCGCGGCACGCTGGTGCGCCTGTGCATCGGGCTGGAAGACCCGCGCGACCTGGAGGCGGATCTGGCACAGGCGCTGCTGACCTTGCCGGTCTGA